GGCGATATTGATGCTGGTCAGAGCTATGTGGTGTACGGGAAGGAAGGAGCGACGCGGGCTGACATCGATCTCTCCTCTTTCGCCCCTAGCGATGGCTTCCGCATCAATGGCATTAATGCAGATGACCGCTCCGGCTTTTCAGTGAGCAATGCGGGGGATGTGAATGGCGATGGACTCGATGACCTCATCATTGGGGCTCAATTTGCCGACCCTAATATGAACTTGAGTTCCGGTCAGAGCTATGTAGTCTTTGGCAAAAAAGGGGCGACGCGGGCTGATATCGATCTCTCCACTTTCGCGCCCAGCGATGGCTTCCGCATCAATGGCATTGCGGCATTTGATAACTTCGGCCGTTCAGTGAGCAGTGCGGGGGATGTGAACGGCGATGGACTCGATGACCTGATCATTGGGGCCTCATATGCTGACCCCAATGGCATTAATGGTTCTGGTCAGAGCTATGTAGTCTTTGGCAAGAAAGGGGCGACGCGGGCTGATATTAATCTCTCCACCCTTGCCCCTAGTGATGGCTTCCGCATCAATGGCATTGCGGCAAATGACCTCTCCGGTTTTTCGGTGAGTAATGCGGGGGATGTCAATGGCGATGGCATCGATGACCTGATCATTGGAGCCATTGGTGCCAATCCCAATGGCATTAATGGTTCTGGTCAGAGCTATGTAGTCTTTGGCAAGAAAGGGGCGACGCGGGCTGATATTAATCTCTCCACCCTTGCCCCTGGTGATGGCTTTGCCATCAACGGCATTGCGGCAAATGACCTCTCCGGCCGTTCTGTGAGCGGTGCGGGGGATGTCAATGGCGATAGCATCGATGACCTGATCATTGGAGCGAATGGTGCCGACCCTAATGGCAGTCAGTCCGGCCAGAGCTATGTGGTCTTTGGTAATGCCGCACCCATTCTTGACCTCGATGGCTCTGCCACGCTATCCCAGGACTTTGGTGCGGTCTTCACTGGCACACCCGTCTTGGTGGTAGGAGCAGACCTCACTATTGAAGACCTCAATTCTCCGACCCTGGCTGCAGCGACCGTGACCTTGGTCAATCGACCCGATGGCACGGCAGAGTCGCTGAGTGCCATCACCGATGGCACCTCCATCTCTGCTCGCTACGACAGTAATACCGGTGTGCTGTTGCTCTCAGGGCTGGCTTCCGTGGCGGACTATGAACAAGTCCTGCGCACCGTCACCTACACCAATAGCTCGAATCTGGATCGCAGTGCCCGCACGATTGAGTTCGTGCTTGATGATGGCTCTGACTTCGCCAACACCAGTGCACTGGTCTCCACAACGCTGAGCTTCAATCGCGCACCCACGGATCTGGCGCTGAGCAATACCGCGATCACTGAGAACGCGGTCGTGGGCGACGGTATTAAAGTTGCCGATATCACCATCACTGACCCTGACACCACGGGCAATAACAACGTCCTGTCCCTCGCAGGAGATGATGCTGCTTCCTTCGAAATCCGCGGAACTGAACTCTTCTTTGTCGGCTCCAGTCCTGATTTCGAAACCAAGCCCAGTTACGCCATCACCATCACGAGTACTGATGGCAGCTTGGTCTATAGCGAACCCTTCACCATCAATGTCACGAACCTAAATGAAATCACTGGATCGCAACGATCGAACTTCCTCGTTGGATCGAAGGGCAATGACTTTATCACAGGACTCGGAGGCAATGACTTCCTGTTTGGGGGGGGTGGAAATGACATCTTGATAGGCGGTTCTGGTCAAGACTTCCTGTCTGGTGGTGCTGGCAATGACCGCTTCGTCTACACCGCTGTTTCTGACGCTCGAGACTTGATCGTCGACTTCAATGTCAAGCAAGACAGTCTGGATTTGAGTGTGCTGTTGGATAGTCTGGGGTACAAAGGCTCTAATCCCCTCGCCGATCAAGTCCTGCGCTTCAGTACTCAACTGTTCTTAGGAACCACGGTATCTGTCAATGCGGGTCTGGGTGGAGTGCCGGACTTTGTCCCACTGGTGACCTTGTTGGGGGTCTCCTCCTCTGACTTGCTCTTGGGTGACAACATCTTGATTTGATCTAACGGCGGCGATCAGGTTCTTCTCCTGCGGTCGAGGTGATGTTAGCTGCCGCTGCTGAACTGGTATCCGGCAGAATCAGGGGATGCAACCTGTTCTGACGATTGATGGACCGACTAGCCTTGACCTTGATGATGGGGTCTGGGCAGAACCGGAGGGCGATCGCATTCGACTGACCATCGCGATCGCGGGAGTCGCTACAGCTTTGCCGCATCTCGGGATTGAGGAATGTGTGGCGCTGGCTCGGCTGCAGACGGTCTATCACGGCACTCAGATGACTCGCGCCATGCTCTCGCCAGAGCGAACCGAGGCTTTATCTCTGTTGCCTGCGGGTCCCCGTCCAGTGGTCTGTTTACAGGCGGCGATCTCGCGGCGGGGGGAGGTGCTGTCGTTTGAGTTTTCGGAAACCGTTGTGGAGTCGGCAGCGAAGCTCAGCTATGAGCAGGTCAATCAGATCCTGGCTGGACAGGAAGATCATGGTCTGAAGGAAGTGCTGCGCTGTCTTGCGGTGGTGGCAACTCGCTTGGATAAGAACCGGCGTGGTCTCTGGGGGCGATCGCGGCAGGGGGAGTTTCGCGATGACCTGGGCTCTGTGGTTACGGGCAAGGCGGAGCAGTTGATTGCTTCCACGGCGATTCTCTACAACCAACTGGTAGGAGAAGTGCTGAAGCAGGCAGGACTACCAGCGCTATTTCGGGTGCAAGACCCCCGACAGGATGAGGCGATCGCGCCACTTTTTGAGCAACATGACGGCGATCCGGTGGTGCTGGCTCCCTTGATTAGTCACTGTCTACCGAGGGCACAGCATCGCGTTAAGGCTGGTCTTCACTGGGCGTTGCAGCTGCCTGCCTATGCGCGATCATCTAGTCCACTACGGCGCTATGAGGATTTGGTCAATCAGCGACAGTTGCTAGCGGTCTTGAATCAGTCGCCGTCTTTCTATCCGCCGGAGTTATTGCTGGGCGTTTGCGATCGCCTTCAGGATCGAGCGATAGCTGAGGTGGAGCGGCAGAAACAGAAGTCGGAGGAGAAGTGGCTGAGGGCGGCGTCTTCGGTCAAGCAATTGGAAACGGTGACTGAGGGGCAGTTTTCAGCGGTGTTGCGGCAAGTCTCGGTGATTGGTGCGATTCCGCCTAAGTTGGAGCAACAGCTACGGGAGCGATTGAAAAAGGGGAGTCTGACGCCCAAACATGCAGCCCAGATCCTCTCGGAGGAGTTTCCAGCCGATTTGAAGCAGGCGCTGATTGCCAAGCTCAGTCAGGGTGATCCGCTGCTGAATGGCTTGATGGTGCTCAATACCTTGGGGCAGTTGATTGGCACCGCTCCGCAGTTTGACTATGAACCAGCCAATGGGCAGTGGTGCTGTCGCTTGGTCTGGCAGGAGCAATCCGTTGAGGCGATCGCTTCCTCGAAAGTTAGGGTGCGAGAATTGGCTGCGCTGATGGTACTTAAGGGAATTAGTTTGGTTGAGTGGTAAAGCGATCGCGGCCTCAGAATTTTCGAGACAGACTGTATTGCAAGATCCGAGGCAGCACTATAGTATTGTGGGATACATAGCTAATGTCTTGCTCACTGATGAAGCCTAAAACTATCCAGTTTTAACCTTCTAAATCATGTTTTTATTTAAACGAGCTTGCACAGTCGAAATTTGAGCGGAATTTCTCCCATCGTGCGATGAGTTCATCATCACCTCTAGGCGTAGTTGTAGAAAGTCACGACACGTATTGGACAAGAGTGATTGACAGAGCAATTTAAGCAACTGCTCTAAATTTTGCGACTGAAGCCATAGGTAAGGCTGACGTTGCTTTTTCAGCCACTACTTTTACGGCTGCTAGACCTTTCTTTTTCTGGTCATTGCTGTGAAGTACTGACAGCTCGAGCTGCCAAACTCTTCCATATTATCTTTTCCTACCTCGCTACCACTTGGAGAGGAACAAGAGCTGAATCTAGAGGGGATCTCTCTGAAAGGCTGGACGTCCTAATGCCAGGGGAGAAGCTTCTCTGGTGATGGCTTGATCGTTAACTTTAATTCTAATTTTAAGCTCTTAAGCTGACAGCCATAATGAGGCGACAGCAGTCTTAGATGAGTGCGAAATCATCATTCCTCCCAAGCAGTCTGTCACTATATTTTTCATATTTTTAATTCCTTTTATCCCAGACTGGGACTGGGTTAAGGGCTTGGATAGCGTGAGGTTTAATCACTAGTTTCCAACTACTGGTTAAACATGATTGTTCCGGCAACTCATGTCTAAAGATGAAGGAATTTGAGAAATTTTTCCCGAAAACTTGGGTAAGGTAATTAAAGTGCCTCTGTCCATTTGGCCAGCCTTCCCAAGGATAGATTCTTGATGGGGGGTAATTGTCGTGTCAACTATTAGCTAGGTAGTTTTGTGATGGGATTGTCTCCTTCCAACTCTGATTTAAACAACAACACTGGGATCTTGAGCACAGCAGTTTCGTTGTTTACCTATGAGGAGTTATCGAGCACCCAAGTAGAACTTCTGACGCCTCTCCAATTGTTGGTTCAAGAGCAACTATCAACTTGGTTTAATCAAGAGGACTACTTAACACAGCTTGCAATTCCTTTTAGTGCGACAGCAGGAACCGAGAGCTGGATAGCTAATGCTGAGGTCTTGCGCCAGTCGATCTTGGATGGCAGCTATTCAATTCGTCTAGAGGTGCGATCGGGCGCAGATCTCAATGGGGCATTAGGGGCATATAGTGCCACGGATACCACAGGGCAACCTACAGTTTATTTGAATGGAGATTGGTTAGCTTCAGCCAGTGCTGCGCAGATTCAAGCAGTCTTGCTCGAAGAGATTGGCCATGACTTTGACAATCGACTTAACAATGGAGTTGATAGCCTTGGTGACGAAGGCGAAATCTTCGCAAATCTTGTGCAGGGCAATGAATTTAATCTTGCTGCTTTGCAGCAGAGTGCTGATCAAGCGCAAATTAATCTTGATGGTCAAGCTATTTCTATTGAGCAATCAGCACCAACAATTGATGTTGGTGGCGTTTTTCTTAACTTCAATGGTCCTCAGTTGCAAAGTGGTACTGCTTTGCAAGCTGGCGCAGTCTATAAATATACAAATATTGCCACTGTCGGTGGAGTTCAGATTAACGCCTTGATCACAGTTGCCAGTATTAGCGCTGGTACAACACTAACAAATATTGATACAGACGCAGGTGTTAATTATACAGTTGGCTCGCAAACATTCAACGGTACAAATTTTTGGAGCCCAACAATTACAACAACAGGAGCAGGCGGAAACGTTAGTTTCAGAGTTGAGTTTCAGAACAATGCCGACAATAGTCCTATTATCCTAACAAACCTATACAACAATTCTATCGACTTAGATGGTAGTGAGTTTGTTGAATATGGAGGTTTTTCACAATACCAAGTATCCAATATCACAGGGCTTCCAAGGACTCGTACAGCAGGGACTACTAGTACATCGAGCGGTACAAATACAAACTTAACAACTCCCACTGAAATAGCTGCTGCTGCCGGTACAGGGGGGCAAGTTCGGTTTGTTAATACACCTCAAACAACTTATTCAAATAGTGCTACAGGACTAATTCTTAATGATGAAGGAAGAGTCCAAACACTCTTCGATAGCGCTAGTTCTTTTACCATCACGTTAGGTATTAATGGAGCAGCAACCAATAGACAGTTTGGCTCAGTCTTTGCATTTATTCCGTTTGCAAGTACTCCCACGACTGTCACTACACCCACTGTCAACTCCCAAATCACTAACGACACTACCCCAACAATTACGGGTACGGTTGGCAATACAGTGCTGGGTGGATCAGAGCCTTTTACTGTTGTTGTTAATGGTGTTACATACGACAGAAATAATGCCAGCTTAACAATTAACGGACTGACTTGGAGCCTAACTATTCCCAATGGAAATGCTCTAGTCCAAAACACTTACAACGTTACTGTTACTCGAAATAACGTCCTCGTCGATCAAACTGCCGGCGAATTAATCATTGATACCACTGCTCCGACTGTCACGATTACGGATGACGAGCCAGGAACAGGAAATATTGCTGGCGGGGATATTGTCTATACCTTTACCTTCAACGAAGCCGTTACAGGGTTCACTGCTGATGACATCACAGTAGCCAATGGCACGAAAGGAACATTTACCGCTGTCAGCCCAACAGAATACACCCTTGTTGTTACTCCTGATGCTGGCTTTGAAGGCAACATCACAGTCGATGTAGCAGCTGGTGTTGCCATTGATGCTGCAGGTAATCCCAATACTGCCGCAACTCAATCAGTTCAGCCGGTTGATACCGATGTCCCTGTTCCCACGATTACGGTTGATGCGGTAACAGCGGATAACGTGATTAATGCGGCTGAAGCCGGTGGCACTGTTGCGATTACGGGCACTGTTGGTGGTGAATTCAATACTGGTGATACCGTCACGTTGACCATCAACGGCAAGACCTTCACGGGTAATGTCGATGCCAATGGTGACTTCAGTATCGATGTTCCTGGTAGTGATTTAGTTGATGACCCTGACCTGACCATTGCTGCCAGTGTTGCCACGACCGATGCAGCGGGTAATCCAGGCAGTGCTTCCGACAATCAAACCTATACCGTTGATGCCGATGTCCCTGTTGTAACGATTGACAGCATTAGTGAGGATAGCGGTGCTGCGGGAGACTTTGTCACTAATGACAACACTCTCGTCTTCAACGGCACTACAGAAGCGAATAGCACCGTTGTCATCAGCTTGGATGGCGTCGAAATCGGCACTGTGACTGCTAATGGCGCTGGCGAGTGGACGTTAGATTACACCGGCACTCCCTTAGTCGATGGTGACTATCAACTAAGTGTGACGGCAACCAATCCCGCTGGGAATAGTGCCAGCGCGACGCAAGCTATCACTGTTGATACTGA
The sequence above is a segment of the Synechococcus elongatus PCC 11801 genome. Coding sequences within it:
- a CDS encoding RNB domain-containing ribonuclease, with translation MQPVLTIDGPTSLDLDDGVWAEPEGDRIRLTIAIAGVATALPHLGIEECVALARLQTVYHGTQMTRAMLSPERTEALSLLPAGPRPVVCLQAAISRRGEVLSFEFSETVVESAAKLSYEQVNQILAGQEDHGLKEVLRCLAVVATRLDKNRRGLWGRSRQGEFRDDLGSVVTGKAEQLIASTAILYNQLVGEVLKQAGLPALFRVQDPRQDEAIAPLFEQHDGDPVVLAPLISHCLPRAQHRVKAGLHWALQLPAYARSSSPLRRYEDLVNQRQLLAVLNQSPSFYPPELLLGVCDRLQDRAIAEVERQKQKSEEKWLRAASSVKQLETVTEGQFSAVLRQVSVIGAIPPKLEQQLRERLKKGSLTPKHAAQILSEEFPADLKQALIAKLSQGDPLLNGLMVLNTLGQLIGTAPQFDYEPANGQWCCRLVWQEQSVEAIASSKVRVRELAALMVLKGISLVEW